Proteins encoded together in one Tenuifilum sp. 4138str window:
- a CDS encoding OmpP1/FadL family transporter, with the protein MRKQLLTIIATGITTLVMAGGIVTNTNQSASYVRMPAQDATLGIDAAYYNPAGLAFIADGFYVSVNNQYITQTREITSTFPGMNRTKFEGGVTAPLFPGLYMVFKKERVAFSLGINPIGGGGSAMFENGLPSFEQQVAVLPSSLTAAGINTTAYEFSSEFEGRSLMWGLQANGSYAINDMISFSVGIRYVIAQNFYTGYMKDIRINPMHPLNPAGAGQMTSAPEFFGILSTAATNAANSLTPLVTGGGGELTLNQAVTLSYLTPAQATQLAAGLGVADYTTYPATISQIQTAYQTNAATMAAYSAMTSDKEVDVEQNGYGLAPIIGVNVKVNDRLNIGFKYEHKASLNVKNKTKKDDAKLYPDGVSYPNDMPTTLSLGVSYKATDKLGISAGAHYYFDKTAAYGKVESRDANGFPTFYENKEVIDNNFLEIALGFEYELNDKILLSAGYLRTQSGVNMKYQSDLSHSLSTNTVGLGGRYKVSDKIGVNVGFMKSFYLMKTKPFDIPVVYDETYKRSATVFALGVDLKF; encoded by the coding sequence ATGAGAAAACAACTACTAACCATTATTGCAACCGGAATTACCACGCTGGTAATGGCCGGTGGTATTGTAACTAACACTAACCAAAGTGCATCGTACGTGCGTATGCCCGCACAGGATGCCACACTGGGAATAGATGCTGCATACTATAACCCTGCTGGGTTAGCATTTATTGCCGATGGCTTTTATGTATCAGTTAATAACCAGTACATAACCCAAACCAGGGAAATTACCAGCACTTTCCCAGGAATGAACCGCACAAAATTTGAAGGTGGCGTAACGGCTCCTCTATTTCCAGGCCTATATATGGTTTTCAAAAAGGAAAGAGTTGCATTTTCACTTGGAATAAATCCCATAGGTGGTGGTGGTAGCGCTATGTTTGAAAATGGGCTGCCCTCCTTTGAGCAGCAAGTTGCGGTTCTTCCTTCATCACTCACTGCAGCTGGAATTAATACTACTGCCTATGAGTTTTCCTCTGAGTTTGAGGGCCGTTCGCTCATGTGGGGCTTGCAGGCAAATGGATCGTATGCAATTAACGACATGATCTCATTTAGTGTTGGAATTCGCTACGTTATTGCTCAAAATTTTTATACAGGGTACATGAAGGATATTCGAATTAATCCTATGCATCCACTAAACCCTGCTGGTGCAGGACAAATGACCTCCGCTCCTGAGTTTTTTGGTATACTTTCAACTGCCGCCACAAATGCTGCAAATAGTTTAACACCTTTAGTAACTGGTGGTGGCGGTGAACTCACCCTTAATCAAGCTGTTACGTTAAGTTACTTAACCCCGGCTCAAGCCACCCAATTGGCTGCAGGTTTGGGTGTTGCCGACTATACAACCTATCCGGCTACAATTTCACAAATTCAAACCGCTTACCAAACCAATGCTGCAACTATGGCTGCATACTCAGCCATGACATCGGACAAAGAGGTTGATGTTGAACAGAACGGTTATGGTTTAGCTCCAATTATTGGGGTGAATGTAAAGGTTAACGACCGGTTAAATATTGGATTTAAGTATGAGCACAAAGCCAGCCTGAACGTTAAAAATAAAACCAAGAAGGATGATGCTAAGCTTTACCCCGACGGGGTATCATATCCAAACGATATGCCAACAACCCTTTCATTAGGTGTTAGCTATAAGGCTACCGACAAATTGGGAATCAGCGCTGGCGCTCACTACTACTTCGATAAAACAGCCGCATATGGTAAAGTTGAATCGCGCGATGCCAATGGATTCCCAACATTCTATGAAAACAAAGAGGTTATTGATAACAACTTCCTAGAAATTGCACTTGGGTTTGAGTATGAACTCAACGATAAGATTTTGCTCAGCGCTGGTTACCTTAGAACACAATCGGGGGTTAACATGAAGTACCAAAGCGACCTAAGCCATAGCCTTTCTACAAACACCGTTGGCCTTGGTGGACGCTATAAGGTTTCCGATAAAATTGGTGTAAATGTTGGTTTCATGAAATCATTCTACCTGATGAAAACTAAACCCTTTGACATTCCTGTTGTTTATGACGAAACCTATAAACGTTCAGCAACTGTATTTGCTTTAGGCGTTGATTTGAAATTCTAG
- a CDS encoding aminopeptidase C: MYKKLILPFLLMLCQAVNAQTDSFQFTVKYEIPTSPIKDQQRTGTCWSFATTSFVETELIRMGQPVFDISEMYFVRYAYEGKAQNYVRFQGANNFGQGGQAHDVMNIIRKYGMVTEKEYPGLNYGSEVHAHAELEAVLKAFLDAVVKNPNKKLSTAWFPAYRGILDAYLGTVPDKGNSPLSKVPFNPDDYIEFTSFNHHPFYKRVSLEIPDNWSHDLYYNLPLDEMMQVITYALGNGYSVCWDGDVSEKSFAYRKGVALLPLSKFEELSGSDKERWTGITEKDFTARMANFDAPVPEIKVTQQNRQANFDNLTSTDDHLMHLTGMATDQNGTVYFLTKNSWGTEGVYDGYLYMSESYVRMKTIAVMVHKNAIPAEIKKKLAL; the protein is encoded by the coding sequence ATGTATAAAAAGTTAATTCTACCATTCCTGCTTATGCTCTGTCAGGCAGTAAATGCACAAACCGATTCTTTTCAGTTTACGGTAAAGTATGAGATACCTACTTCGCCTATAAAGGATCAGCAACGTACTGGCACCTGCTGGAGTTTTGCAACCACGTCGTTTGTTGAAACTGAGCTAATACGAATGGGACAGCCCGTATTTGATATCTCCGAGATGTATTTTGTGCGCTATGCCTATGAGGGTAAGGCACAGAACTATGTTAGATTCCAGGGGGCCAACAATTTTGGTCAGGGTGGACAAGCGCACGATGTAATGAATATTATCCGTAAGTATGGTATGGTAACCGAAAAGGAATATCCGGGATTGAATTACGGCTCCGAGGTTCACGCCCATGCTGAGCTTGAGGCTGTGCTTAAAGCATTTCTGGATGCTGTGGTGAAAAACCCAAACAAAAAATTGTCTACCGCCTGGTTCCCAGCATACCGTGGAATTCTTGATGCTTACCTTGGAACTGTTCCCGATAAAGGAAATTCGCCTTTATCAAAAGTCCCCTTTAATCCTGACGATTACATTGAGTTTACCTCATTCAACCATCATCCGTTCTACAAAAGGGTATCGCTTGAAATTCCCGATAACTGGTCGCACGACCTATACTACAATCTACCGCTCGATGAGATGATGCAGGTAATAACCTATGCCCTGGGGAATGGCTATTCCGTTTGCTGGGATGGCGATGTGAGCGAAAAAAGTTTTGCATACCGCAAGGGTGTGGCTCTATTGCCCCTATCAAAATTTGAAGAGCTTAGTGGGTCCGATAAGGAGCGATGGACTGGTATTACTGAAAAGGATTTTACCGCACGCATGGCAAATTTTGACGCACCTGTTCCTGAAATTAAGGTTACTCAGCAAAATCGTCAGGCAAATTTTGACAACCTTACCTCCACCGACGACCACTTAATGCACCTAACCGGTATGGCTACCGATCAGAACGGAACGGTTTACTTTTTAACCAAGAACAGCTGGGGAACAGAGGGGGTGTACGATGGCTATCTATACATGTCCGAATCGTATGTGCGTATGAAAACCATAGCTGTGATGGTTCACAAAAATGCCATTCCTGCGGAAATAAAGAAAAAGTTAGCATTGTAG
- a CDS encoding LuxE/PaaK family acyltransferase yields the protein MEIEKIFNISSDAEFENLALEVFRFQYKNVDIYRTYVDLLKVDPNKVMEINQIPFLPIQFFKSQQILANGLSPEIEFTSSGTTGSETSRHYVAKVDIYKQSYTLGFRHFYGNEQQYCILALLPAYLERTGSSLVYMVDGLIRQSGNPHGGFYLNQLNELAAKLQMLDESGQKCLLIGVSFALLDLAEIHSLRLKNTIVMETGGMKGRRREMVRDELHGILTAAFGVDSIHSEYGMTELLSQAYSKGKGIFSCPPWMRVLIRETNDPLTIAPVGATGGINIIDLANLYSCAFIQTQDLGRLHHDGTFEVLGRMDSAPIRGCNLLVYG from the coding sequence ATGGAAATAGAAAAGATTTTTAATATAAGTTCTGATGCTGAATTTGAAAACCTTGCCCTTGAGGTATTTAGGTTTCAGTATAAAAATGTTGATATTTACCGAACCTATGTCGATTTACTAAAAGTTGACCCCAATAAGGTTATGGAAATCAATCAGATTCCATTCCTTCCCATCCAATTCTTTAAGAGCCAGCAAATACTTGCCAATGGGCTTTCGCCCGAAATAGAGTTTACAAGCAGCGGAACCACAGGTTCCGAAACCAGCAGGCATTATGTGGCTAAGGTTGACATTTACAAACAAAGCTACACCCTGGGTTTCCGCCACTTCTATGGTAACGAGCAGCAATACTGCATACTAGCTCTACTACCAGCATACCTGGAACGCACCGGATCATCGTTGGTTTACATGGTCGATGGGCTTATCAGGCAGTCGGGCAACCCGCACGGAGGCTTTTACCTCAACCAGCTAAACGAGCTAGCGGCAAAGCTTCAGATGCTCGATGAATCCGGTCAAAAGTGCCTGTTAATTGGAGTATCATTTGCCTTGCTTGACCTTGCCGAGATACACAGCCTTAGGCTTAAGAATACTATTGTTATGGAAACTGGCGGCATGAAAGGCCGCCGTAGGGAAATGGTTCGCGATGAGTTACATGGAATACTTACCGCAGCATTTGGCGTTGATAGTATCCATTCCGAATACGGCATGACCGAACTACTATCGCAAGCCTACTCAAAGGGAAAAGGAATTTTCAGCTGTCCACCCTGGATGCGTGTTTTAATTCGTGAAACTAACGATCCGCTTACCATAGCGCCTGTAGGAGCTACTGGAGGAATTAACATAATCGATTTAGCAAACCTGTACTCATGCGCTTTTATTCAAACGCAGGATTTAGGTCGACTCCATCACGATGGAACATTTGAGGTGCTTGGCCGTATGGATTCTGCCCCCATTAGGGGCTGCAACCTACTTGTTTACGGGTAG
- a CDS encoding MGMT family protein, producing MSQTSRNNDNFFERVYQVTRLVPFGRVTTYGAIARYLGATRSARMVGWALNSSSSQEEWVPAHRVVNRKGLLTGKIHFPGSNTMQQLLKAEGIRVEDNAVVDFDMHFWDPNVELVKESKK from the coding sequence ATGAGCCAAACATCGAGGAACAACGATAATTTCTTTGAACGGGTATACCAGGTAACCCGGTTGGTTCCCTTTGGTCGTGTAACCACCTATGGAGCCATTGCCCGATACCTGGGAGCAACCCGCTCAGCCCGAATGGTTGGTTGGGCGCTAAACTCATCATCGAGCCAGGAGGAGTGGGTGCCTGCACACAGGGTGGTAAACCGAAAAGGTTTGCTAACCGGAAAAATCCACTTCCCCGGTAGCAATACCATGCAGCAGCTGCTTAAAGCGGAAGGCATAAGGGTTGAAGATAATGCTGTGGTTGATTTCGATATGCACTTCTGGGATCCTAACGTTGAGTTAGTAAAAGAAAGCAAAAAATAG
- the trmB gene encoding tRNA (guanosine(46)-N7)-methyltransferase TrmB — MGKNKLRRFAENETFENLFQPSFQEVFNTDYRLKGQWQSGFFKNQNPIVLELGCGKGEYTVGLARMFPDKNFIGIDIKGARMWRGAKTALEEGLKNVAFIRTRIEHIKSFFAQDEVDEIWVTFPDPQPRPSKATKRLTSSRFLNYYIQFLKPNAIVHLKTDSQPLHAYTKALVEQNNLKMLVCTSNLYSEVSNDPILGIKTFYEQQFLDQGLPITYIKFQVNHSGPFHEPNIEEQR; from the coding sequence GTGGGGAAAAATAAGCTACGTCGTTTTGCCGAGAACGAAACTTTTGAGAACCTTTTCCAACCTTCGTTTCAGGAGGTTTTCAACACCGATTACAGATTAAAGGGACAATGGCAATCGGGTTTCTTTAAAAACCAAAACCCTATTGTTCTTGAACTTGGATGCGGAAAGGGCGAGTACACCGTGGGTTTAGCCCGAATGTTCCCGGATAAGAATTTTATAGGTATCGATATAAAGGGAGCCCGAATGTGGCGGGGTGCAAAAACAGCCCTTGAGGAGGGCTTGAAGAATGTGGCTTTTATCCGAACACGCATTGAGCATATTAAGTCATTCTTTGCCCAGGACGAGGTTGATGAAATATGGGTGACCTTCCCCGATCCCCAGCCACGCCCATCGAAGGCAACCAAACGGTTAACATCGAGCCGATTTTTGAATTACTACATACAATTCCTAAAACCAAATGCCATAGTTCACCTTAAAACCGATAGTCAACCCTTACATGCCTACACCAAAGCATTGGTGGAGCAGAATAACCTTAAAATGCTGGTTTGCACCAGTAATCTTTACTCCGAGGTAAGCAACGATCCCATTCTAGGCATTAAAACCTTTTACGAGCAGCAGTTCCTTGACCAAGGGTTGCCTATTACTTACATTAAATTCCAAGTAAACCATTCAGGCCCTTTCCATGAGCCAAACATCGAGGAACAACGATAA
- a CDS encoding gliding motility lipoprotein GldH, protein MTKHKLLVVSAITIALFAACSDNYVYNGYVALPQEQWHADSIASFRIPVSDTMTYYNLYVNVRNTTDYPFQNLYLFIDIAAPNGAIARDTFECYLADDHGKWLGKGRGKYRDNRFTYRQNVRFGAEGEYRITLQQAMRVEQLKGISEIGFRVELGSNK, encoded by the coding sequence ATGACAAAGCATAAGCTCTTAGTCGTTTCGGCCATAACCATTGCGCTATTTGCCGCATGTTCCGATAACTATGTTTACAACGGATACGTTGCTTTACCGCAAGAGCAATGGCATGCCGATAGCATTGCCAGTTTCCGAATTCCCGTATCGGATACAATGACCTACTACAACCTTTACGTGAACGTTAGGAATACCACCGATTACCCATTCCAAAACCTTTACCTGTTTATAGATATAGCTGCGCCCAATGGCGCAATTGCACGCGACACATTTGAATGTTACCTTGCCGATGACCATGGCAAATGGTTAGGGAAAGGAAGGGGTAAATACCGCGATAACCGCTTTACTTACAGGCAAAATGTAAGGTTTGGTGCCGAAGGTGAGTACAGGATTACCCTGCAGCAAGCCATGCGGGTTGAGCAGTTAAAGGGTATCTCCGAAATTGGATTTAGGGTTGAGCTGGGAAGTAATAAATAA
- a CDS encoding PSP1 domain-containing protein, with amino-acid sequence MEKIYTPRGNAVYINEVTDHSSCGNCCSKLGVYDWVQDLPETLQEYDIVEIQFKNTRKGFYRNVNQISLQKGDIVAVEASPGHDIGVVSLTGWLVERQMKRMGVDPKTAELKKIYRRAKKADIEKWVEAMALEHDTMIRSRKIAERLKLDMKIGDVEYQGDKTKAIFYYIADERVDFRELIKVLAEEFKIRVEMRQIGARQEAGRIGGIGTCGRELCCSTWIAQFDSVTTNAAKIQELSLNPQKLAGQCGKLKCCLNYELASYVDARKDIPEGNIQLETKDATYYHFKTDIFKRSMWFGSEPSSSVNLIEVPVERVNEIIELNRRGIKVPSLLDSNVAPQTAVTHIDFTDGLEDDSITRFDKKSKPKLKKRRKPKGQNKHKNDDKA; translated from the coding sequence ATGGAAAAAATATATACCCCAAGGGGCAACGCAGTTTACATAAACGAGGTTACTGACCATAGTTCCTGTGGCAATTGCTGCTCCAAACTTGGTGTTTACGATTGGGTTCAGGACCTACCGGAAACGCTCCAGGAATACGATATTGTTGAGATACAGTTCAAGAACACCCGTAAGGGGTTTTACCGCAATGTAAATCAGATAAGCTTACAGAAAGGCGATATTGTTGCCGTTGAGGCATCGCCCGGTCACGATATTGGTGTAGTATCGCTAACAGGATGGCTGGTTGAGCGCCAGATGAAGCGCATGGGCGTTGATCCCAAAACAGCAGAGCTAAAAAAGATATACCGCCGGGCAAAAAAGGCCGATATTGAGAAGTGGGTCGAAGCCATGGCGCTTGAACACGATACTATGATCCGCTCCCGCAAGATAGCCGAAAGGCTTAAGCTCGACATGAAGATTGGCGATGTTGAGTATCAGGGCGATAAAACCAAAGCCATATTCTACTACATTGCCGATGAACGTGTCGATTTCCGTGAGCTTATCAAGGTTCTTGCGGAGGAATTTAAGATACGTGTTGAGATGCGCCAGATTGGTGCCCGACAGGAAGCTGGTAGAATTGGAGGCATCGGCACATGCGGCCGCGAGCTTTGCTGCTCTACCTGGATTGCCCAATTCGATTCGGTTACCACAAATGCAGCAAAAATTCAGGAGCTATCACTTAACCCCCAAAAATTAGCTGGCCAATGCGGTAAGCTCAAGTGTTGCTTGAACTACGAGCTTGCAAGCTATGTTGATGCCCGTAAGGACATACCCGAAGGAAACATACAGCTCGAAACCAAAGATGCCACTTACTATCACTTTAAAACCGATATTTTCAAGCGTAGTATGTGGTTTGGCTCAGAGCCATCGTCATCGGTAAACCTTATTGAGGTTCCGGTGGAACGTGTAAATGAGATAATTGAGTTAAACCGAAGAGGCATTAAGGTGCCCAGCCTGCTCGATTCTAATGTTGCCCCCCAAACTGCGGTTACCCATATCGATTTTACCGATGGTTTGGAGGATGATAGCATCACCCGCTTCGATAAGAAATCGAAACCCAAGCTGAAAAAACGTCGCAAACCCAAAGGACAAAACAAACATAAAAACGATGACAAAGCATAA
- the holB gene encoding DNA polymerase III subunit delta': protein MFFSDIVGQEQVKERLLLQVKENRVPHAMLLAGPPGTGKLALAVAFAQYLMCTNKTESDSCGVCPACKKVSKLIHPDLHFVYPGKAGKEKSDTADGAKEAGTDVLAIWRKMLLENPYMGETDWYDAIDLNNKQGMINVATASEVIRKLSLKSYESDVKVMIIWLAERMNVQASNKLLKLIEEPPAKTFFILVSENTNLILKTIISRTQQVYVPPLTASEIAVVLTEKHGIAPNRAGDIARISNGSFYEALRLINQNTGEYFEQYRNLMRLCYAKRYIDLLDWVDDISRLGREEQKEFLSYSLKLTRESLMLNMGLDDITYLIGDEADFGKKFSPFLGPANVNQVTKAFSHAYECIAQNGNPQITFADMVFSLSKHIGPNPKT, encoded by the coding sequence ATGTTTTTCAGCGATATAGTTGGGCAGGAACAGGTTAAGGAGCGGTTGCTATTGCAGGTAAAGGAGAACCGTGTGCCACATGCTATGCTGCTTGCAGGACCTCCGGGTACAGGGAAACTTGCGTTAGCAGTTGCCTTTGCACAATACCTAATGTGTACTAACAAAACCGAGAGCGATTCGTGCGGGGTTTGTCCGGCCTGTAAAAAGGTTTCGAAACTTATCCACCCCGACCTGCATTTTGTATATCCCGGCAAGGCAGGCAAGGAGAAATCCGATACTGCCGATGGCGCTAAGGAGGCCGGCACCGATGTGCTTGCCATTTGGCGTAAAATGTTACTGGAAAACCCCTACATGGGCGAAACGGACTGGTACGACGCCATTGACCTTAACAACAAGCAGGGTATGATCAACGTGGCTACTGCCTCAGAGGTAATTCGCAAGCTCAGCCTAAAAAGCTACGAGAGCGATGTTAAGGTTATGATTATTTGGCTGGCTGAACGTATGAACGTGCAGGCATCCAATAAGCTTTTAAAACTCATTGAGGAGCCCCCCGCAAAAACCTTTTTCATTCTGGTTAGCGAAAACACAAACCTCATCCTCAAAACTATCATTTCCCGCACCCAACAGGTGTATGTACCTCCCCTAACAGCAAGCGAAATAGCCGTTGTTCTTACTGAGAAACATGGTATAGCACCTAATAGGGCTGGGGATATTGCACGAATTTCCAATGGTAGCTTCTATGAGGCTCTTAGGTTGATTAACCAGAACACCGGAGAGTATTTTGAGCAGTACCGAAACCTGATGAGGCTATGTTACGCCAAGCGTTACATTGATTTGCTCGACTGGGTTGATGATATCTCGCGCCTTGGGCGCGAGGAACAAAAGGAGTTCCTAAGCTACTCCCTAAAGCTTACCCGCGAAAGCTTAATGCTTAACATGGGACTCGACGATATTACCTACCTGATAGGCGACGAAGCCGATTTTGGCAAAAAGTTCTCCCCTTTTCTGGGGCCAGCAAATGTTAACCAGGTCACCAAAGCATTTTCCCATGCCTACGAGTGCATTGCCCAAAACGGTAATCCCCAAATCACCTTTGCCGACATGGTGTTTAGCCTGAGTAAGCATATTGGACCCAACCCTAAAACATAG
- a CDS encoding phosphoglycerate kinase, protein MISIDSYSFKGKKAIVRVDFNVPLDKKTFEVTDDTRIRGALPTIKKILNDGGAAILMSHLGRPDGKPQDKYSLKHVIPAIEKNLGMSIKFAPDCVGDEAKKLAAELKAGEVLLLENLRFYEEEEGKPYSLAEDASEEQKKEAKARVKESQKEFVKKLASLADCYVNDAFGTAHRAHASTALIAAHFPGNSMFGYLIESELKAMDKVLKAPEKPFTAIMGGAKVSDKILIIENLLERVDNLIIGGGMTYTFIKAQGGEIGKSICEDDKLELARELLSKAKAKGVNVYLPVDAVNADAFDANANTNISKIDQTPAGWMGLDIGPETVKLFSDVILKSKTILWNGPMGVFEMDKFAQGTSEIAKAIAEATAKGAFSLVGGGDSVAAVNKNKLADKISYVSTGGGAMLEYMEGKELPGIKAIRG, encoded by the coding sequence ATGATAAGCATTGACAGTTACAGCTTTAAGGGGAAGAAAGCCATAGTTAGGGTTGATTTTAATGTGCCCCTGGATAAGAAAACCTTTGAGGTTACTGACGATACCCGTATTCGTGGCGCATTGCCAACAATCAAGAAGATTCTGAACGACGGCGGTGCTGCCATTCTGATGTCGCATCTTGGCCGCCCCGATGGGAAACCACAAGATAAGTATTCGTTAAAGCATGTTATTCCCGCAATTGAAAAGAACTTAGGGATGAGCATCAAGTTTGCTCCCGATTGTGTAGGTGATGAAGCTAAAAAGCTTGCTGCTGAGCTCAAGGCCGGAGAGGTACTCTTGCTCGAGAATCTTCGTTTTTATGAGGAGGAAGAGGGCAAGCCCTATAGCTTAGCCGAAGATGCTAGCGAGGAGCAAAAAAAGGAAGCCAAGGCAAGGGTTAAAGAGAGTCAAAAAGAGTTTGTAAAAAAACTTGCCAGCCTTGCCGATTGCTACGTTAACGATGCCTTTGGTACTGCACACCGTGCCCACGCTTCCACTGCGTTAATTGCTGCTCATTTCCCCGGCAATAGCATGTTTGGTTACCTGATTGAAAGCGAGCTAAAGGCTATGGATAAGGTTCTTAAAGCTCCTGAAAAGCCCTTCACTGCCATTATGGGAGGAGCTAAGGTGTCCGATAAAATTTTGATAATTGAGAATCTGCTTGAGCGCGTTGATAACCTGATTATTGGTGGTGGAATGACCTACACGTTTATCAAGGCTCAGGGTGGAGAAATTGGAAAATCCATATGCGAGGACGATAAGCTTGAGCTTGCTCGCGAGCTGCTTTCCAAGGCCAAGGCCAAAGGGGTTAACGTGTACCTGCCTGTTGACGCCGTAAATGCCGATGCGTTTGATGCAAATGCTAATACCAATATCAGCAAGATTGACCAAACCCCTGCGGGGTGGATGGGGCTCGATATAGGTCCTGAAACCGTTAAGCTTTTCAGCGATGTTATCCTAAAATCCAAAACCATACTCTGGAATGGCCCTATGGGTGTTTTTGAGATGGATAAGTTTGCCCAGGGCACATCGGAAATTGCTAAGGCTATTGCCGAGGCTACAGCAAAAGGGGCATTCAGCCTTGTTGGCGGTGGCGATTCAGTAGCCGCAGTAAACAAGAATAAGCTTGCCGACAAAATATCGTACGTTTCAACCGGCGGTGGTGCCATGCTTGAGTATATGGAAGGCAAGGAACTTCCAGGCATTAAAGCCATCAGAGGCTAA